From Candoia aspera isolate rCanAsp1 chromosome 4, rCanAsp1.hap2, whole genome shotgun sequence, a single genomic window includes:
- the LOC134497054 gene encoding olfactory receptor 4E2-like yields the protein MAELNQTVTHFVFLGLTNNRSLELVLFVIFFIIYLLTLAGNLLIMVTVACDQCLHTPMYFLLGNLSFLDICHSSVTAPKMLLDSLFSQKIISFGGCLTQLFFLHICASAEIFLLTIMAYDRCAAICYPLQYVNLVNLKICASLVVALWVGGIIHSLVQTVLTIRLPFCGPNVIDSFFCDIPPVMKLACTDTYFTGVLIVSNSGVISLLCFLALVSSYAIILFSLRKQTAEGRRKAFSTCAAHLLVVVLFLGPCIFIYTRPTSSFSTEKMAAVFYTMVTPFLNPVIYTLRNEEVKNSMQKLWFRRKIFFTRKGVSQLALVETDSVKKEKTIQCNA from the coding sequence ATGGCAGAGCTCAACCAGACAGTGACCCATTTTGTGTTCTTGGGACTGACCAATAACCGGAGTCTGGAGCTGGTattatttgtcattttcttcatCATCTACCTGCTTACCCTAGCAGGGAATCTCCTCATCATGGTGACAGTGGCTTGCGACCAGTGCCTCCACACCCCCATGTACTTCCTTTTGGGAAATCTGTCTTTTCTTGACATCTGCCATTCCTCTGTCACTGCACCCAAGATGCTCCTGGACTCCCTCTTCAGCCAGAAGATCATCTCCTTTGGGGGCTGTTTGACACAACTCTTCTTCCTCCACATCTGTGCCTCTGCTGAGATCTTCCTCCTGACTATCATGGCCTATGACCGATGTGCTGCCATCTGTTATCCATTACAGTATGTGAATCTTGTGAACCTGAAGATTTGTGCATCCTTGGTGGTTGCTCTGTGGGTGGGGGGCATCATTCACTCCCTGGTCCAGACTGTCCTCACCATTCGCCTTCCTTTCTGTGGCCCAAATGTCATAGACAGTTTTTTCTGTGACATTCCCCCAGTCATGAAGTTGGCTTGCACTGATACGTACTTCACTGGGGTTCTCATAGTATCAAACAGTGGTGTGATCTCCTTGCTTTGCTTCTTGGCCTTGGTGTCTTCCTATGCCATCATCCTTTTCTCACTGAGAAAGCAGACAGCCGAGGGCCGTCGCAAAGCCTTCTCTACATGTGCTGCCCACTTACTTGTTGTAGTCTTGTTCTTGGGGCCTTGTATTTTTATCTACACCCGCCCAACCTCCAGTTTTTCAACAGAGAAAATGGCAGCTGTCTTCTACACCATGGTAACCCCTTTCCTCAACCCTGTGATCTACACCCTGAGGAACGAAGAGGTAAAGAATTCCATGCAGAAACTCTGGTTCCGGAGAAAGATCTTCTTCACAAGGAAAGGAGTTAGTCAACTTGCTCTGGTGGAAACCGACTCAGTAAAAAAGGAGAAGACAATTCAGTGCAATGCATGA